One window from the genome of Macaca fascicularis isolate 582-1 chromosome 7, T2T-MFA8v1.1 encodes:
- the LOC102132443 gene encoding LOW QUALITY PROTEIN: uncharacterized protein encoded by LINC01588-like (The sequence of the model RefSeq protein was modified relative to this genomic sequence to represent the inferred CDS: inserted 1 base in 1 codon) has protein sequence MSAAPVLVFVGEKNTVQGCSTIVSSQPGEHHWIPSHACSQTACLPHLPAQVPSGIVEFLLQPHVEKKLRATDQVTGWMATLEKPHTLACWRKRSSRTCVEPDRTQDAVQEPRGLPRSHTVLQHRHFVFLPLSRGAHPSVPPSSRFLFIPRGHFTQSFFTSRVDGTVEPWNPALWLCLSSPTGTRATKDLTLSSVQASQLEEARRQRPRGHQEAFEPAERAWXHNAERGPNHCFSVGWESGVGRVVGI, from the exons ATGTCAGCAGCACCAGTGTTGGTCTTTGTGGGAGAGAAAAACACAGTCCAGGGCTGCAGCACCATTGTGTCTTCCCAGCCCGGAGAACACCATTGGATTCCCTCCCACGCATGttcccagactgcctgcctgcctcacttACCTGCTCAGG TTCCCTCTGGGATTGTGGAGTTTCTTTTACAGCCACATGTGGAGAAGAAACTAAGGGCCACAGACCAAGTGACAGGTTGGATGGCAACCCTGGAAAAGCCACACACCTTGGCCTgttggaggaagaggagcagtAGAACCTGCGTGGAGCCTGACAGAACCCAAGATGCCGTTCAGGAACCGAGAGGCCTTCCAAGATCACACACAGTTCTACAACACAGACATTTCGTCTTCTTGCCACTTAGCAGAGGGGCCCATCCCTCTGTGCCTCCAAGCTCC CGCTTTCTCTTTATTCCCAGGGGCCACTTCACACAGTCCTTTTTCACCTCTAGAGTAGATGGAACCGTGGAACCATGGAACCCTGCCCTCTGGTTGTGTCTGTCATCTCCTACTGGGACCAGAGCCACAAAAGACCTAACTCTCTCCAGCGTGCAGGCATCCCAACTAGAAGAAGCAAGGAGGCAGAGACCAAGAGGACATCAAGAGGCGTTTGAACCCGCAGAGAGGGCCT AACACAATGCTGAGCGTGGGCCCAACCACTGCTTCTCAGTGGGGTGGGAGAGTGGCGTGGGGAGAGTTGTGGGCATTTAG